The Alteromonas mediterranea DE genome contains the following window.
TCTGAAAACGAATACTACGAGTCGAGCTTATTTAGAGGCTCAGTATACCCTTGAGAAAGCGCGGGTTAGGCTTTTGGCTGCCTCGGGCAGTTTGGCGCAAACATTAGGTATTACAAAAGAAGGCGTACCTGACGTACTTGACATGGCAGAAGAAAAAATCAGCTATGACCCCAACTATGTTTGCCCTGTCGTACGCACTAACTTTGAAGATGAGCGAAACATTCTTAAGCGGGATTCTGATGGAGATGGCATTGTAGATTTGTGGGACGACTGTGTAGACTCAACGCCAGGGGCTATGGTTGATGATTTTGGCTGTGAGGCAAAAGAACCAGAGCCGAGCGCTGCCGATTTCACTCTTGACGACGCTCAAATAATCGACTCTTTTAAGGTAAACATAGAGTTTACATCTAACTCCACAGACGTGTTGCCAGAATACGAAAACAATTTGCAAGACGTCATTGACGCGCTAAATGCTAATCCAAATTCAGGGGTGATTATTCATGGTCACGCCTCACTTGATGGCGATGCAGCATACAATCAGCGCTTGTCAGAGCGAAGGGCCAAGGCTGTTGCGTCTCTTCTTATGACGAAAGCTGATATAGCGCCTCGTAGAATTACCGCTGTTGGCTATGGCGAAAGCCGCCCCTTGGTTAATGAAGAGTCTGAGGCTGCCAATGCGCGTAACCGTAGAATTGAGGCGGCTATTATCCAGCTTCCCTCTAACGAATAGTGATGCGGCAGACCTATATGAAGGATAAAAAGGTCGTACACGACGTATCTTATTTAGAGCAGCAGGGCGGGGTGTTGATGGATTGTTTAATGACAATCTGTCACGCACATCATTTAGATGTATCACGTGTAAGCTTACTTAGTGGGCTACCGTTAGACCACGGTGAGTTATCTCCCACGGGGTTTGAACGGGCCGCTAAAAGAGCTGGGCTTGCTAGCCGGACAGTTAAGCGTGATATTGATCACATTAACACGGCTCTATTGCCCGCTGTTTTAGTGTTAAACGAAAAGCAAGCATGTGTCTTACACGGTTTATCTCCGACGCATGCAAGGGTGTCTTACCCTGAGCTGGACGACGCTGTTGTTGAAGTGGCAAGGGAAGAGCTAAGCGCTAGATATACTGGCTACATTATTTTCGCTCGCCCTGAAATGCAGGCGCAAGAGACAAATGCAAACATTGATAAATCGTCGGTAGGGCACTGGTTGTGGTCGTCTATAAAGACTGCGAAAGGGCTATACCGAGACGTGCTGTTAGCGTCGGTTTTTATCAGTCTTCTTTCTATTGCGCTGCCTTTATTCGTGATGAACGTGTACGACAGGGTCGTACCTAACGCGGCGCTGGAAACCCTGTGGGCACTAGCAATTGGCGTTTTGATGGTATTAGCAGCCGACTTCCTGCTGCGCATGCTGCGTCAATATTTTGTGGAGCTAGCGGCAAGCCGTTTAGATGTAACTCTTTCTGCAAAAATCATGGAAAAAGTGCTATCGATAAACTTAGCGAATAAGCCTGCTAAGAGCGGCGCGTTTATCAACAGCTTACAGTCTTTTGAAAGTATCAGGCAGTTTTTTGGCTCGGTAACGCTGGTTGCTTTAGTGGACCTACCCTTCGGACTTTTATTTGTCGTCATTATTGCAATGATCGATATCTACCTGATTATCCCAATGCTTATTGGCGCTACTCTCTTATTTCTACACGCAATGAAAGCACAGCGAGTCATGCGCTCGTTGTCTGAAGAATCGATGGAAATAAGCTCGCGTAAGAGCTCGCTTGTTACTGAAAGCGTAACGTCTTTGGAAGACATAAAAGCATTTGGTTATCAAAGTCGAAACCAGAGCGCGTGGGAAAAACAGACCATATTTCTTGCTAAAGTTAATGCGAAGCTTCGCTTAGTTTCCATGTCGGTAAATAACGCCGCACTTTGGATTCAACAGTCGGTAGGCGTGGTCATTATTTTAACTGGCGTCTATTTAATTATCGAAGGCGTAATTACGCAAGGTGGTTTGATTGCCGCTTATCTTTTATCTAGCCGCGCGATGGGGCCTGTTTCACAAGCCGCATCGATGTTAGCCCAGTTCCATCACGCGGAAACCGCCAAAAATGCCCTTGATGAAATTATGGCAATGCCTAGTGAATCGGGCAGTAATAAGCAGATTAAGAACAACGTTGTACTGAACGGCAATATAGATGCAAACCAACTCTGCTTTAAATATCCCGATGAAAATGTACTTGCACTTAAAGACATTAACTTCTCGATTAAACAAGGAGAGCATGTTGCCATTTTAGGGAAAAATGGCTGCGGTAAATCTACACTTAATAAACTCATTATGGGTTTTTACCGGCCTGAATCGGGACAGCTCTTGATGGATGGTATCGATTTACAACAATACGATCCTACGCTGTTGCGCAAGCAAATTGGTTATGTTCCCCAAGAAGTGAGCCTTTTTTATGGAACGCTTAAAGACAATATCATGCCTGAAAACTTGAACATGGATGATAGTGATTTCTGGGAAATATTAAGCCAATGTGGTTTAGCAAAATTGGTCAATAGTAGCGCGAATGGGGTAGAGCAAATAGTTGGCGAGCGAGGCTCTCTACTCTCGGGCGGACAGCGACAAGCGGTCGCTATGGCAAGGGCGCTTGTTCGCGATCCATCTATATACATTATGGACGAACCTACCTCAGCGATGGACTCGACTAACGAAGCGCAAATGAAAGAGACCATAAAAGCCGCGACCGCAGGTAAAACTCTTATTATAAATACCCATCGTACGACCTTGCTTGACCTTGTAGAGCTCGTACAGTTGGCTAAGAATTCCCGCTAAAAATAGACGAGTAAGTGAGCAACCATTCTGCCGCATGGGTTGCTGGCGTCTAACACCAGAAAAATCACCCAGCCCAACCCGCTGTCTATTTTTTAAGGTGGGCATTCATCTACATGTCTAATTTTTTACCAATTTGATCGCTAAGATGTACTAATTTGATTACCGAGGGAGACTGACGGACTAATTACTTAGGGGCTTAATCGTACAATCTCCACTCGACACCACACAACTCACTTCTGGACATTTCTGAGTTGCATTTTAGCTAATTTAGAAAAACATGAATTAGATAAAGTATGGAAATTTCAAATCAATATGAGGCGGACATGAAGAAATTGAAAAAAGTAGCTTAACTGGGTTGGTCAATTTTGGTTGACCACGTCATGTTCCGGTGAGTACGCAAGTCATTGGCGCTAACGAATATGAAGGTCACTTTGCTTTTGACTTACTCTATAACAACTCTTCAGATATACAGCCTAATACCTTATCGACCGATACGCATGGTACCAATAATGTTAACTTCGCTATATTAGATTTCTTTGGTTACACATTCGCCCCTCGATACGCGAAAATGAAAAAGGTGTTTTTTGAGCTATTTGAAGTGACTGAAGAGAACGGAGGCCGTATTCAATTAAAGAAAGATATTAATCATAAGCTAATTGCTGAAGAATGGGACAATATTCAGCATATTGTTTGTTCATTGAGTCGTAAAACCACCACTCAAAGCACAATCATTAGAAAGTTGAGTAACGGCAAGAGCCGAAGATTGTCAGCATTGCATGAGTACGACCGTTTAATTAAATCTATTTATGTTTTGGAGTATGTTGATAATTCAACGTTGCGTCATTACGTCCAGCAAGCCTTGAACAGAGGTGAAGCATACCATCAGTTAAAACGTGCTATTACTTCAGTTAATGGCAATAAATTTCGTGGGGGGAATGATTACCAAGTATCACAATGGAACGATTGTGCTCGACTCATTTCAAATTGCATTATTTATTATAATTCCGCGTTACTATCGGCATTTTTACAAATCCAAGAGAGGAACGGTAGGCAAGATGTGGTTGATGTTATTTCTCGGCTTTCACCTGTTGCTTGGCAACACATTAATCTAAATGGGGAATATGCCTTTAATAAAGACCGCAAAGAAATCGACTTAGCTGGTTTACTTAGTGATGTAGAATCAATAAGTTAAAGAATGCCATCTGTTTGTATTTCTAATTCAAAAGGTACTGCGCATCAAAGTGCCATTAAAAATTGGAGGTGTTGATATTCTATATGCTTGATATATACAAGCTAACATTGATAGAAAACAGATAAGCTAACAAGTTTTTAGTCGAGCCATGAACTGTTCTATAATTGTTCTAATTGCAAAACTCTTCAATTTGGTTTGTTACTAGATTTAAAAATACTTTTCTATGCTCGATTTTAGTAAGTAGCAGCTTTTGGATGTCTTCAGGAACTTTTCTTTCTCCTGCATCTATTGCCATTAGTAATGGCTTGATATCAACTACAAGAAGACCTGCCGCCCTTGCTGCTCGAATGAACTTTAATCTCTTTAATGCACATAAGCCGTAAAGTGAATGGCCTGACTTAGTTTTTTCTTCGCAGTGTACTAAGTTCTCAAGAACATAATTTCTTACCGTATGGACAGATGTTTGTGCAGCTAGTGCCAGTTGAGAAATACTCAAAGGAAAATCCAACGCATCATCATCACTACTAATGAACTTATTGATGTCAGGTATCTCTGTCAAAAAACTGACTTCACCAACAGGAATGTTTTCAACCTTAGATTTAATCATGATTTAGCATGCTTCCAATTTGTGTTGTTAATGGAATGCCTTAAGATATCTTGATTACATTCAATCAATTGGCACTCCATTAACATTTCTGTAAGTACATTACCGTTAAATGATTACCCTGCGCAGCAAGATAGCTCTTTAACGTCTTTGCTAAAGGTTTGAGCGCATAACTTCAATCCTTCAACCATCGTCAAATACGGAAATAGTTGACCTGCCAATTCTTCGACTGTCATTTTATTATGAATAGCAAGAGCCGCACTTTGAATCAGTTCTCCGCCTTCATGGGCTAAAATTTGTGCGCCTATCAGTTTTCCCGTGGATTCTTCAGCTACCAACTTGATAAAACCATCCGTTTCAAAATTTGCTAAAGCTCTTGGTACGTTTTCCATATCAAGTACACGACTTATCGTATTTATTCCTACCGCTGAAGCTTGTACTTCGGTTAGACCTACCGTAGCAACTTGTGGGTCGGTGAATATAACAGCAGGCATGGTAGATAAGTCGAGTTGCGCATTTCCACCTGTCATATTAATTCCAGCCCTACTTCCGGCAGCAGCAGCAACATAAACAAATTGTGGCATATTGGAGCAATCTCCAGCGGCATAAATGTTAGCTGTTGATGTTTCCATCATACTATTAACAACAATGGCACCACTTTTATCTGTTTCAACACCAACATTTTCTAAACCAAGCTTTCCAGTATTTGCATGGCGACCCGTAGAGATAAGCAATTTTTCAGCGATTAATGTTCCTTCGTTAGTTTCCAATGAAAAACCATTGCTATCATAAGAAACATGACTTGCTTGCGTATTATTAAGTACCCTAATACCTTCTTTTTCAAAGCACTCTGCCAGTTTTTCACCTAATAACGGATCTTCAGCATATAAAAGGGTATGTCTGGCTAGAATTGTCACACGGCTACCTAAACGGGCATAAGCTTGCGCAATTTCCAGAGCAACAACGGAGGAGCCGATGACAACTAGACTACTCGGTAACTCTTCTGCAAATAAGGCTTCTGTTGATGTCCAATAAGGTGTATCAACTAAACCCTTAATTGGCGGAATGCTTGGTGTAGAGCCTGTTGCAATTAAAATGCGATCTGCAACCAGCTCTTCTTCACTACCATCAGACTTGTGAACTAGCAAGGTATTTTGATTTTTAAAACGTGCATAACCTTTAAGTAAAGATAGCGCGGGATTACTCTCTAAAATACGTTGATATTTAGCATCGCGTAGTTCTTCGACGCGAGCGTTTTGCTGATGTGCTAATAAGGAGCGGCTAAGTTGTGGCTGAATATTTTCTAAACCATCAAACGGGTTAGTACGTTGCTGATGCGCTAATTGCGCAGCACGGATCAATATTTTTGAAGGAACACAGCCGACATTTACACAGCAACCTCCGATTACATCGGCTCCTTCAATGATAGTAACTCTTGCTCCGCCTTCTGCTGCTTTAATCGCACTGGCAAAGGCCCCTGAACCACTACCAATAATGGCTACATGTAATTGTTCTGGCTGGATGTCATTTGACGAGCAACAACTATTCGTTGACATATTTTATTCCTCTAAAAAAGTTAAGCGGTACAAGTTTCATCATCACAGCGTTTATTCGCAGGAGAAACCATGTCCCAAATTGATACAGCAACCATTAGTCCTAGCCCCGTATAAGTAACGTATGAACTCCACCCGTACTGGAACCAAGGGTATAAAGAGAGTAAAACCAAAATGGGGCCAATTGAACCGATAAAACTACGGTACCATTGACGATGGCTAAACCAGCCTAAGATATTCATTGCCAGCGCTAATACTGCAAACAGTGGTAACAACGTATTGATAAATACCCCTTCCCACTGACTAAGAAATCCCATCCCAATTGCCGCACCAAGACTAGCTATCGCGGGAAAACACATGGCGCATCCCATTGCCGAAACAAGTGCACCTATAGAGCCTGCTTTATCTCCGATACGCGTAACTAGTTCTAAGGGGCTAAACATTACTTATTTTCACTTTTTAAATTTGAAGGGTAGCCAGCGTTGGTAGTCGCTGCAATTAATGCATTGATGTTGGTTTTAGTGTCATCAAAAGAAACAACAGCTAGCTTAGGCTTGTAGGTAACTTTCGCATTTTCAACGCCATCAACATTTTCTAATGACTTTTTAACTGTGATTGGACATGTCGCACAGTTCATCGTTGGCACTTCCAGTGTAACTGTTTTTACTTCAGCAAAAGCACCAAAACTAGAAAGTGAAAGCAGTGCGGTTAATAATAATTTTTTCATAATTAGCTCCAAATTTTAAAATGTTATAAATTTCTTGATCTGTATATTAAGCAAACAAAAGTATCCAATAATTACTGGTCACTAAAATTGTCGCAACTATAGCGCTCAGCCAGAAAATGACTTTTCGTTGTTGCTGTTTCTTAGGAATTGCACAGGCCGTTCCCGGCTCACACTCTTCTACAGGACGGTAAATTTTCCAACCTGAGTAGCCAAACAACAACACTACAAATGCGATAAATAATGGCCTATAGGGTTCAAATGCAGTTAAATTACCAATCCATGAGCCACTTACCCCAAGTAATAACAGGAGCAAAGGACCTACACAGCATACGCCTGCGCCTAATGCTGCTATGATGCCTCCTATCATTGGAAGGTTTGATTTTTTTTGATTCATATAGATACCTCATTAAGTGATAATGCAAGTGTATTGCATGTACCTAAGTACGGAGTCAAGGGTGATTTATAAAAAATTTATCTTTGATAATCTGCTACGACAGATACGGGGAATAAGCTAACTTGAATTAAGGCGCAGAAGTAAAATTGGATATGCTGTTTTAGTGGGAAATGGTAGTTAAGTGAATCATTTACTTCGGTTGCAACGAATCAATTATTGGGCAGTGGCTATCGTCATCATTATTTTGGCATTGTCCTAAATGTTCTTCCAAAGCGTGTT
Protein-coding sequences here:
- a CDS encoding type I secretion system permease/ATPase, producing MRQTYMKDKKVVHDVSYLEQQGGVLMDCLMTICHAHHLDVSRVSLLSGLPLDHGELSPTGFERAAKRAGLASRTVKRDIDHINTALLPAVLVLNEKQACVLHGLSPTHARVSYPELDDAVVEVAREELSARYTGYIIFARPEMQAQETNANIDKSSVGHWLWSSIKTAKGLYRDVLLASVFISLLSIALPLFVMNVYDRVVPNAALETLWALAIGVLMVLAADFLLRMLRQYFVELAASRLDVTLSAKIMEKVLSINLANKPAKSGAFINSLQSFESIRQFFGSVTLVALVDLPFGLLFVVIIAMIDIYLIIPMLIGATLLFLHAMKAQRVMRSLSEESMEISSRKSSLVTESVTSLEDIKAFGYQSRNQSAWEKQTIFLAKVNAKLRLVSMSVNNAALWIQQSVGVVIILTGVYLIIEGVITQGGLIAAYLLSSRAMGPVSQAASMLAQFHHAETAKNALDEIMAMPSESGSNKQIKNNVVLNGNIDANQLCFKYPDENVLALKDINFSIKQGEHVAILGKNGCGKSTLNKLIMGFYRPESGQLLMDGIDLQQYDPTLLRKQIGYVPQEVSLFYGTLKDNIMPENLNMDDSDFWEILSQCGLAKLVNSSANGVEQIVGERGSLLSGGQRQAVAMARALVRDPSIYIMDEPTSAMDSTNEAQMKETIKAATAGKTLIINTHRTTLLDLVELVQLAKNSR
- the merC gene encoding organomercurial transporter MerC, which codes for MFSPLELVTRIGDKAGSIGALVSAMGCAMCFPAIASLGAAIGMGFLSQWEGVFINTLLPLFAVLALAMNILGWFSHRQWYRSFIGSIGPILVLLSLYPWFQYGWSSYVTYTGLGLMVAVSIWDMVSPANKRCDDETCTA
- a CDS encoding MerR family transcriptional regulator, with product MIKSKVENIPVGEVSFLTEIPDINKFISSDDDALDFPLSISQLALAAQTSVHTVRNYVLENLVHCEEKTKSGHSLYGLCALKRLKFIRAARAAGLLVVDIKPLLMAIDAGERKVPEDIQKLLLTKIEHRKVFLNLVTNQIEEFCN
- a CDS encoding mercuric transporter MerT family protein, giving the protein MNQKKSNLPMIGGIIAALGAGVCCVGPLLLLLLGVSGSWIGNLTAFEPYRPLFIAFVVLLFGYSGWKIYRPVEECEPGTACAIPKKQQQRKVIFWLSAIVATILVTSNYWILLFA
- the merA gene encoding mercury(II) reductase; the encoded protein is MSTNSCCSSNDIQPEQLHVAIIGSGSGAFASAIKAAEGGARVTIIEGADVIGGCCVNVGCVPSKILIRAAQLAHQQRTNPFDGLENIQPQLSRSLLAHQQNARVEELRDAKYQRILESNPALSLLKGYARFKNQNTLLVHKSDGSEEELVADRILIATGSTPSIPPIKGLVDTPYWTSTEALFAEELPSSLVVIGSSVVALEIAQAYARLGSRVTILARHTLLYAEDPLLGEKLAECFEKEGIRVLNNTQASHVSYDSNGFSLETNEGTLIAEKLLISTGRHANTGKLGLENVGVETDKSGAIVVNSMMETSTANIYAAGDCSNMPQFVYVAAAAGSRAGINMTGGNAQLDLSTMPAVIFTDPQVATVGLTEVQASAVGINTISRVLDMENVPRALANFETDGFIKLVAEESTGKLIGAQILAHEGGELIQSAALAIHNKMTVEELAGQLFPYLTMVEGLKLCAQTFSKDVKELSCCAG
- a CDS encoding OmpA family protein, whose amino-acid sequence is MAASGSLAQTLGITKEGVPDVLDMAEEKISYDPNYVCPVVRTNFEDERNILKRDSDGDGIVDLWDDCVDSTPGAMVDDFGCEAKEPEPSAADFTLDDAQIIDSFKVNIEFTSNSTDVLPEYENNLQDVIDALNANPNSGVIIHGHASLDGDAAYNQRLSERRAKAVASLLMTKADIAPRRITAVGYGESRPLVNEESEAANARNRRIEAAIIQLPSNE
- a CDS encoding Tn3 family transposase produces the protein MSTQVIGANEYEGHFAFDLLYNNSSDIQPNTLSTDTHGTNNVNFAILDFFGYTFAPRYAKMKKVFFELFEVTEENGGRIQLKKDINHKLIAEEWDNIQHIVCSLSRKTTTQSTIIRKLSNGKSRRLSALHEYDRLIKSIYVLEYVDNSTLRHYVQQALNRGEAYHQLKRAITSVNGNKFRGGNDYQVSQWNDCARLISNCIIYYNSALLSAFLQIQERNGRQDVVDVISRLSPVAWQHINLNGEYAFNKDRKEIDLAGLLSDVESIS
- the merP gene encoding mercury resistance system periplasmic binding protein MerP is translated as MKKLLLTALLSLSSFGAFAEVKTVTLEVPTMNCATCPITVKKSLENVDGVENAKVTYKPKLAVVSFDDTKTNINALIAATTNAGYPSNLKSENK